One Megamonas hypermegale genomic window carries:
- the miaB gene encoding tRNA (N6-isopentenyl adenosine(37)-C2)-methylthiotransferase MiaB has product MYLLLDNKQLLYKILPYGCQMNFSDGERFAGQLERMGYKPADKMEDADIIIINTCCVRENAEKKIYGKIGEIKHLKQQNPNLILGITGCMAQKDGDKIFKKAPHVDFVLGTNKMYDLPAVLEEIYTSRGHIVKLAGDYDMPPNVEPAKNDSLFAYVPIMYGCNNFCTYCIVPYVRGRERSRAPEEIVAEITKMVQSGVKEVTLLGQNVNSYGKDRNDADFADLLTMVDKIEGIERIRYMTSHPRDLTDKVIAAIKNSKHVCEHFHLPVQYGTDKMLKAMNRGYTTAYYKELIAKIRRDFPNASFTTDLIVGFPGETDEDFSQMLEFLREIRYDAAYTFVYSKRSGTPAATMKNQVPEAIKKDRLHKLMDLQNEISLEINEKLLNQTVEVMVEGPSKTDKTVYTGHTRTNKIVLWQHKDEKVGDLVKVKITHPQTWVLKGELEA; this is encoded by the coding sequence ATGTATCTTTTGCTAGATAATAAACAATTACTATATAAAATATTACCTTATGGCTGTCAGATGAATTTTTCTGATGGTGAACGCTTTGCTGGACAATTAGAACGTATGGGCTATAAACCAGCAGATAAGATGGAAGATGCAGATATTATCATAATAAATACTTGTTGTGTGCGTGAAAATGCTGAAAAGAAAATTTATGGTAAAATCGGTGAAATAAAACATTTAAAACAACAAAATCCAAATTTAATACTTGGCATAACTGGTTGCATGGCACAAAAAGATGGCGACAAAATTTTTAAAAAAGCACCACATGTCGATTTCGTGTTAGGTACAAATAAAATGTATGATTTACCAGCTGTATTAGAAGAAATTTACACATCTCGCGGTCATATCGTTAAATTAGCTGGTGATTATGATATGCCACCAAATGTTGAACCAGCAAAAAATGATTCATTATTCGCGTATGTGCCTATCATGTACGGTTGCAATAATTTCTGCACTTATTGTATCGTGCCATACGTTCGCGGTCGTGAACGTAGCCGTGCACCAGAAGAAATTGTAGCTGAAATCACAAAAATGGTACAAAGCGGTGTAAAAGAAGTAACACTGCTTGGACAAAATGTAAATTCATACGGTAAAGATAGAAATGATGCTGATTTTGCCGACCTTTTAACTATGGTAGATAAAATTGAAGGCATTGAACGCATTCGTTATATGACTTCTCATCCTCGCGATTTAACTGATAAAGTAATTGCAGCAATAAAAAATAGCAAACACGTTTGTGAACATTTCCATTTGCCGGTACAATATGGTACAGATAAAATGCTTAAAGCAATGAACCGCGGTTATACTACTGCTTATTATAAAGAACTCATCGCTAAAATTCGTCGTGATTTTCCAAACGCTAGTTTCACCACTGATTTAATTGTAGGTTTCCCAGGTGAAACAGATGAAGACTTTTCGCAAATGCTCGAATTCTTAAGAGAAATTCGCTATGATGCAGCATACACTTTCGTTTATTCTAAACGTTCTGGTACTCCAGCAGCTACAATGAAAAATCAAGTTCCCGAAGCGATTAAAAAAGACCGTTTGCATAAATTGATGGATTTACAAAATGAAATCAGCCTTGAAATAAATGAAAAACTATTAAATCAAACTGTAGAAGTAATGGTAGAAGGTCCAAGTAAAACTGATAAAACAGTTTACACTGGCCATACACGTACAAATAAAATCGTTTTATGGCAACATAAAGATGAAAAAGTGGGCGATTTAGTAAAAGTAAAAATAACTCATCCGCAGACTTGGGTATTAAAAGGCGAATTGGAGGCGTAA